One segment of Peromyscus leucopus breed LL Stock chromosome 5, UCI_PerLeu_2.1, whole genome shotgun sequence DNA contains the following:
- the LOC114709725 gene encoding cathepsin R-like isoform X2 → MTSVLFLAFLCLGLSSAATAPDPSLDAEWQNWKMKYEKSYSLVEEAMRRTVWEKNLKIIKDHNGENGLGKNGFTMEMNGFGDMTDEEFRKMMIDFPVRAHPRQEGKSIQKRYAGVVLPKFVDWRKKGYVTPVRDQGNCNSCWAFSVIGAIEAQIIWQLNKLTPLSVQNLVDCSKPQGNNGCVSGDTYNAFQYVLHNGGLEAEATYPYEGKEGQCRYNPKNSIAEITGFVSLPESEYYLMAAVATIGPISVGIDASHDSFKFYKKGIHHEPNCSSNSLTHGVLVVGYGYEGNEMDGNYYWLIKNSWGKQWGRKGYMKIAKDWNNHCGIASYAYYPTTV, encoded by the exons ATGACTTCTGTTCTCTTTCTGGCTTTCCTTTGCTTGGGACTGTCCTCAGCTGCTACAGCACCTGATCCCAGCTTGGATGCTGAATGGCAAAACtggaaaatgaaatatgaaaaatcaTACAGCCTGGTTG AAGAAGCAATGAGGAGAACAGTATgggaaaaaaacttgaaaattatTAAAGACCACAATGGGGAGAATGGTCTGGGGAAGAATGGCTTCACCATGGAAATGAATGGCTTTGGTGACATG ACTGATGAAGAATTCAGGAAAATGATGATTGATTTCCCAGTCCGAGCTCACCCTCGCCAGGAGGGGAAAAGTATCCAGAAACGTTATGCTGGTGTTGTTTTACCCAAATTTGTGGATTGGCGAAAGAAAGGCTATGTGACTCCTGTGCGGGACCAG GGCAACTGCAATTCTTGTTGGGCATTTTCTGTGATTGGTGCCATAGAAGCACAGATAATCTGGCAACTAAACAAACTTACCCCTCTGAGTGTGCAGAACCTAGTAGACTGTTCTAAACCTCAAGGCAATAATGGCTGTGTTTCGGGTGATACATACAATGCCTTCCAGTATGTATTACACAATGGAggtttggaggctgaggcaaccTATCCATATGAAGGAAAA GAAGGGCAATGCAGATATAATCCAAAGAATTCCATTGCTGAAATCACAGGATTTGTGTCCCTCCCAGAAAGTGAGTACTATCTAATGGCTGCTGTCGCAACTATCGGGCCCATCTCTGTTGGAATTGATGCTTCCCATGATTCATTCAAATTCTACAAGAAAG GTATTCATCATGAGCCAAATTGCAGCAGTAATTCTCTGACTCATGGAGTTCTGGTTGTTGGTTATGGAtatgaaggaaatgaaatggaTGGTAATTACTACTGGCTGATAAAGAACAG CTGGGGTAAACAATGGGGCAGGAAGGGGTACATGAAAATTGCCAAAGACTGGAACAACCACTGTGGAATTGCTTCATATGCCTACTACCCTACCACTGTGTGA
- the LOC114709725 gene encoding cathepsin R-like isoform X3 gives MTSVLFLAFLCLGLSSAATAPDPSLDAEWQNWKMKYEKSYSLVEAMRRTVWEKNLKIIKDHNGENGLGKNGFTMEMNGFGDMTDEEFRKMMIDFPVRAHPRQEGKSIQKRYAGVVLPKFVDWRKKGYVTPVRDQGNCNSCWAFSVIGAIEAQIIWQLNKLTPLSVQNLVDCSKPQGNNGCVSGDTYNAFQYVLHNGGLEAEATYPYEGKEGQCRYNPKNSIAEITGFVSLPESEYYLMAAVATIGPISVGIDASHDSFKFYKKGIHHEPNCSSNSLTHGVLVVGYGYEGNEMDGNYYWLIKNSWGKQWGRKGYMKIAKDWNNHCGIASYAYYPTTV, from the exons ATGACTTCTGTTCTCTTTCTGGCTTTCCTTTGCTTGGGACTGTCCTCAGCTGCTACAGCACCTGATCCCAGCTTGGATGCTGAATGGCAAAACtggaaaatgaaatatgaaaaatcaTACAGCCTGGTTG AAGCAATGAGGAGAACAGTATgggaaaaaaacttgaaaattatTAAAGACCACAATGGGGAGAATGGTCTGGGGAAGAATGGCTTCACCATGGAAATGAATGGCTTTGGTGACATG ACTGATGAAGAATTCAGGAAAATGATGATTGATTTCCCAGTCCGAGCTCACCCTCGCCAGGAGGGGAAAAGTATCCAGAAACGTTATGCTGGTGTTGTTTTACCCAAATTTGTGGATTGGCGAAAGAAAGGCTATGTGACTCCTGTGCGGGACCAG GGCAACTGCAATTCTTGTTGGGCATTTTCTGTGATTGGTGCCATAGAAGCACAGATAATCTGGCAACTAAACAAACTTACCCCTCTGAGTGTGCAGAACCTAGTAGACTGTTCTAAACCTCAAGGCAATAATGGCTGTGTTTCGGGTGATACATACAATGCCTTCCAGTATGTATTACACAATGGAggtttggaggctgaggcaaccTATCCATATGAAGGAAAA GAAGGGCAATGCAGATATAATCCAAAGAATTCCATTGCTGAAATCACAGGATTTGTGTCCCTCCCAGAAAGTGAGTACTATCTAATGGCTGCTGTCGCAACTATCGGGCCCATCTCTGTTGGAATTGATGCTTCCCATGATTCATTCAAATTCTACAAGAAAG GTATTCATCATGAGCCAAATTGCAGCAGTAATTCTCTGACTCATGGAGTTCTGGTTGTTGGTTATGGAtatgaaggaaatgaaatggaTGGTAATTACTACTGGCTGATAAAGAACAG CTGGGGTAAACAATGGGGCAGGAAGGGGTACATGAAAATTGCCAAAGACTGGAACAACCACTGTGGAATTGCTTCATATGCCTACTACCCTACCACTGTGTGA
- the LOC114709725 gene encoding cathepsin R-like isoform X1 → MTSVLFLAFLCLGLSSAATAPDPSLDAEWQNWKMKYEKSYSLEEEAMRRTVWEKNLKIIKDHNGENGLGKNGFTMEMNGFGDMTDEEFRKMMIDFPVRAHPRQEGKSIQKRYAGVVLPKFVDWRKKGYVTPVRDQGNCNSCWAFSVIGAIEAQIIWQLNKLTPLSVQNLVDCSKPQGNNGCVSGDTYNAFQYVLHNGGLEAEATYPYEGKEGQCRYNPKNSIAEITGFVSLPESEYYLMAAVATIGPISVGIDASHDSFKFYKKGIHHEPNCSSNSLTHGVLVVGYGYEGNEMDGNYYWLIKNSWGKQWGRKGYMKIAKDWNNHCGIASYAYYPTTV, encoded by the exons ATGACTTCTGTTCTCTTTCTGGCTTTCCTTTGCTTGGGACTGTCCTCAGCTGCTACAGCACCTGATCCCAGCTTGGATGCTGAATGGCAAAACtggaaaatgaaatatgaaaaatcaTACAGCCTG GAAGAAGAAGCAATGAGGAGAACAGTATgggaaaaaaacttgaaaattatTAAAGACCACAATGGGGAGAATGGTCTGGGGAAGAATGGCTTCACCATGGAAATGAATGGCTTTGGTGACATG ACTGATGAAGAATTCAGGAAAATGATGATTGATTTCCCAGTCCGAGCTCACCCTCGCCAGGAGGGGAAAAGTATCCAGAAACGTTATGCTGGTGTTGTTTTACCCAAATTTGTGGATTGGCGAAAGAAAGGCTATGTGACTCCTGTGCGGGACCAG GGCAACTGCAATTCTTGTTGGGCATTTTCTGTGATTGGTGCCATAGAAGCACAGATAATCTGGCAACTAAACAAACTTACCCCTCTGAGTGTGCAGAACCTAGTAGACTGTTCTAAACCTCAAGGCAATAATGGCTGTGTTTCGGGTGATACATACAATGCCTTCCAGTATGTATTACACAATGGAggtttggaggctgaggcaaccTATCCATATGAAGGAAAA GAAGGGCAATGCAGATATAATCCAAAGAATTCCATTGCTGAAATCACAGGATTTGTGTCCCTCCCAGAAAGTGAGTACTATCTAATGGCTGCTGTCGCAACTATCGGGCCCATCTCTGTTGGAATTGATGCTTCCCATGATTCATTCAAATTCTACAAGAAAG GTATTCATCATGAGCCAAATTGCAGCAGTAATTCTCTGACTCATGGAGTTCTGGTTGTTGGTTATGGAtatgaaggaaatgaaatggaTGGTAATTACTACTGGCTGATAAAGAACAG CTGGGGTAAACAATGGGGCAGGAAGGGGTACATGAAAATTGCCAAAGACTGGAACAACCACTGTGGAATTGCTTCATATGCCTACTACCCTACCACTGTGTGA